The following coding sequences lie in one Alphaproteobacteria bacterium genomic window:
- the nusG gene encoding transcription termination/antitermination factor NusG, producing the protein MSYKWYVVQAYSGSEKAVLNGIRQRAERAGCEQLIEDILVPLKKIVQIKKGKKVEVEKNFYPGYVFVNMDLNNELWHLIKQIPKVSGFISQNGKPSPIRKSEVDNIFGQLEDDSLDLGCDVEFDIAESVKVIDGGPFDSFTGVVDSVDTTKKKLIVSVSIFGRATPLNLDFNQVEKI; encoded by the coding sequence ATGTCTTACAAATGGTATGTAGTACAAGCTTATTCTGGTTCGGAAAAAGCTGTTTTAAATGGTATTAGACAGAGAGCTGAAAGAGCTGGCTGTGAACAGCTAATAGAAGATATTCTAGTTCCGCTGAAGAAAATAGTTCAGATAAAAAAGGGAAAGAAGGTAGAAGTTGAAAAGAACTTTTATCCTGGTTATGTTTTTGTAAATATGGATCTAAATAACGAGTTGTGGCATTTAATAAAACAAATTCCTAAAGTATCGGGATTTATTTCTCAAAATGGAAAACCATCTCCTATTAGAAAATCTGAAGTAGATAATATATTTGGGCAGTTAGAAGATGATAGCTTGGATCTTGGTTGTGATGTTGAATTTGACATAGCAGAGTCAGTTAAAGTGATAGATGGTGGTCCATTTGATAGCTTTACTGGAGTTGTAGATTCTGTAGACACGACAAAAAAGAAGCTTATAGTGTCAGTATCTATTTTTGGTAGAGCTACTCCACTAAATCTTGATTTTAACCAAGTTGAAAAAATATAA
- the rplJ gene encoding 50S ribosomal protein L10: protein MNLLEKKNFVEKLSQEIKATSILLVAHYAGLTVAQMTTLRNSAKKSEVQIKVAKNSLVKLAVSGTDYESITNDLSGPTVLIFANDIVSAAKIMVDFAKENKELVIKAGSYDKSQIGKEEIVSISKMPSLDEIRAKLISLIQTPATRLACVLQAPASQCARVIEAYSKK, encoded by the coding sequence ATGAACTTATTAGAGAAAAAAAATTTCGTTGAAAAGCTAAGCCAAGAAATTAAAGCAACTAGCATTTTGTTAGTAGCTCACTATGCTGGTCTAACTGTAGCGCAGATGACTACGTTAAGAAATTCTGCAAAAAAGAGTGAGGTGCAGATTAAAGTTGCAAAAAATTCTCTAGTAAAATTGGCAGTGTCTGGAACTGATTATGAATCTATAACAAATGATTTGTCTGGTCCAACCGTGTTAATTTTTGCAAACGATATAGTTTCTGCTGCAAAAATTATGGTTGATTTTGCTAAAGAAAATAAAGAATTAGTGATTAAAGCTGGTTCTTACGACAAATCTCAGATAGGAAAGGAGGAAATAGTTTCTATTTCTAAGATGCCTTCTCTTGACGAGATCAGAGCTAAGTTAATTAGCTTGATTCAAACTCCTGCTACTAGGTTAGCCTGTGTGCTTCAAGCGCCAGCTAGTCAATGTGCTAGAGTTATTGAAGCATATTCTAAGAAGTAA
- the rplA gene encoding 50S ribosomal protein L1 produces the protein MSKNKRLNNIKKGLDLEAQYELDNAISTVKANATAKFDESVDVVFSLNVNPKHQDQNIREIVSMPEGLGKNTRVAVIAKAEKHEAAISAGAERVGAEDLVDEIRQGKVDFDFCIATPDMMPKVGQLGKILGPKGLMPNPKLGSVTNDVQKAVENAKKGQVELKVEKFGLVHAAIGKSSFDAQKIKNNFDAVYTALKNAKPTGVKGSYLKKVFIGSTMGPSLEISISSLNK, from the coding sequence ATGTCAAAAAACAAAAGATTAAATAATATAAAAAAAGGCTTAGATTTGGAAGCTCAATATGAGTTGGATAATGCAATAAGCACCGTTAAAGCTAACGCTACCGCTAAGTTTGATGAGTCAGTGGATGTTGTTTTTAGTTTGAATGTTAATCCAAAGCATCAAGACCAAAACATCAGAGAGATAGTAAGTATGCCTGAAGGATTAGGCAAGAATACTAGGGTTGCAGTTATAGCTAAAGCTGAAAAGCATGAAGCGGCTATATCAGCAGGAGCTGAGAGGGTAGGAGCAGAAGACTTAGTCGATGAGATTAGACAAGGTAAGGTTGACTTCGATTTTTGTATAGCTACACCAGACATGATGCCAAAAGTTGGTCAGCTTGGAAAAATCTTAGGCCCTAAGGGTTTGATGCCAAATCCTAAGTTAGGTTCAGTGACTAATGATGTTCAGAAAGCAGTTGAGAACGCTAAAAAAGGTCAGGTAGAGCTTAAAGTGGAAAAATTTGGTTTAGTACATGCAGCAATTGGTAAATCAAGCTTTGACGCTCAGAAGATAAAAAATAATTTTGATGCGGTATATACGGCGTTAAAGAATGCAAAACCTACGGGCGTTAAGGGTTCCTATCTTAAGAAAGTATTTATAGGTTCCACTATGGGTCCTTCGTTAGAGATATCAATTTCATCATTAAATAAATAG
- the secE gene encoding preprotein translocase subunit SecE translates to MKLISFLQETKKEALKVTWLKRKDLILSTLSVFLIVGLFSVFFLVADLLISKFITYIIGVSN, encoded by the coding sequence ATGAAATTAATTAGTTTTTTACAAGAAACAAAAAAAGAAGCTTTAAAAGTAACTTGGCTAAAAAGAAAGGATTTAATATTATCCACTTTATCAGTTTTTTTAATAGTAGGTTTATTTTCAGTATTTTTTCTAGTGGCAGATTTGCTTATTTCAAAGTTTATAACATATATAATAGGGGTTTCAAATTAA
- the tuf gene encoding elongation factor Tu yields MSKETFKRDKSHLNIGTIGHVDHGKTTLTAAILKYFSSEKLGYDEIDKAPEERARGITIQTAHVEYETANRHYAHVDCPGHADYVKNMITGAAQMDGAILVCSAADGPMPQTREHILLARQVGVKNLVVYLNKCDQVDDEELLELVEVEVRDLLSQYDFAGDDITIINGSALSALEGKDDAGLGKASIDALMAAVDADFPNPERAIDGNFLMSVEDVFSISGRGTVATGRIEQGIVKVGEEVEIVGITEETQKSTCTGVEMFRKLLDQGQAGDNVGILLRGLKREDIQRGQVIAKPGSITPHKKFKASLYVLTKDEGGRHTAFFSNYRPQFYMRTTDVTGSIELPAGTEMVMPGDNIELTINLINSVALTQGMRFAVREGGRTVGSGVVSEIIE; encoded by the coding sequence ATGAGTAAAGAAACATTTAAAAGAGATAAATCACACTTAAATATAGGAACAATTGGTCACGTTGATCATGGTAAGACTACATTAACGGCGGCAATATTGAAATATTTTAGCTCTGAGAAGTTGGGTTATGACGAGATAGACAAGGCTCCAGAAGAGAGGGCAAGAGGAATAACAATACAAACTGCGCATGTTGAATATGAGACTGCGAATCGTCACTACGCACACGTTGATTGTCCAGGACACGCTGATTACGTTAAGAATATGATAACGGGAGCAGCTCAAATGGATGGAGCTATATTAGTATGTAGTGCAGCAGATGGTCCTATGCCACAAACTAGAGAGCATATATTATTAGCTCGTCAAGTAGGTGTTAAAAACTTAGTTGTATATTTAAATAAATGTGATCAAGTTGACGATGAGGAGTTGTTAGAGCTTGTTGAAGTTGAAGTAAGAGATTTGTTAAGCCAGTATGATTTTGCTGGAGATGATATAACTATAATAAATGGAAGTGCTTTAAGCGCATTAGAAGGAAAAGACGATGCCGGTTTAGGTAAGGCTTCTATAGATGCTTTGATGGCAGCGGTTGATGCTGATTTTCCTAATCCTGAGCGTGCTATAGATGGTAATTTCTTAATGTCGGTTGAAGATGTATTTTCGATCTCAGGCAGAGGAACTGTAGCAACTGGTAGAATAGAGCAAGGCATAGTGAAGGTTGGCGAAGAAGTTGAGATAGTTGGAATAACGGAAGAGACTCAGAAGAGTACATGTACTGGTGTTGAGATGTTTCGTAAGTTACTAGATCAAGGTCAAGCTGGAGACAATGTTGGAATTTTATTACGTGGTTTGAAGCGTGAAGATATACAAAGAGGTCAAGTTATAGCTAAGCCGGGAAGTATTACACCACATAAGAAGTTTAAGGCAAGTTTATATGTTTTGACTAAGGATGAAGGAGGTCGTCATACGGCATTCTTTAGTAATTATCGTCCACAATTTTACATGCGTACAACGGATGTTACTGGAAGTATAGAATTACCTGCTGGAACTGAAATGGTAATGCCTGGAGATAATATAGAATTGACAATTAATTTGATTAATTCTGTAGCATTGACTCAGGGTATGAGGTTTGCAGTAAGAGAGGGAGGTCGTACTGTGGGATCTGGTGTAGTTAGTGAAATTATTGAGTAA
- the rpoB gene encoding DNA-directed RNA polymerase subunit beta: protein MKNPNRNTDALTYRKSYGKIGDVMPLPNLIEVQRNSYRTFVDPDNVSTEDGLGRVFSSVFPVNDFTGLSTMEFVSYKLEKPKYSQAECLKRGATYSVPIKVTLRLIVWVIDEDTGSKEVKSIKEQEVYFGDLPLMTPRATFIINGTERVVVSQLHRSPGVFFDHDKGKATNQTKLLYSARIIPYRGSWLDFEFDTKDLLYFRIDRRRKILATTFVRALGYTTEQILKEFYSADLYKVSDGSFVVDVDLSSLKGTVLKHDIVSADDNKTYLKAGEKITALSLKKFKSHNITSIKLTAENLVGSILVKALEVNDEVVEAGSLVTDEMIPALLKKGEFELISINKVNSPYIHSTMSAEKNKTEDDALIDIYKVLRPGDPPSVEASREIFTSLFFKDDKYDLSNVGRAKINERLDIDVSEDLTLLTKKDVIETVKTLLEMKFKNSDSDDIDHLGNRRVRSVGELVENQFRIGLVRVQRAIQERMNSVEIDTVLPQELINAKPLISTIREFYGTSQLSQFMDQTNPLSEITHKRRLSALGPGGLSRDRAGFEVRDVHTSHYGRICPIETPEGPNIGLINSIATYAKVNKFGFLESPYRKVLDGKVTNEVVYLSATQESKYIIAQANEELDEAGSFVGELHNCRHNGNYLMTPSNKVDLIDLSPKQVVSVAASLIPFLENDDANRALMGSNMQRQAVPLLYPQAPIVGTGMERVVAADSSACLTAKHDGVVEKVNASKIFIRIDDESSNELVEIYELRKYQRSNQDTCINQKPLVRVGQYVKKGDVIADGPSTKNGELALGRNVLVGFMSWNGYNFEDSIIMSEKIVSDDVFTSVHIEEYEITARDTRLGSEEVTRDIPNVGEEALRNLDEVGIVNIGAEVLGGDVIVGKVTPKSESPSTPEEKLLRAIFGEKAADVKDSSLYIPPGVSGTVIDVRVFTRRGVEKDQRTLTIERQRISKLTNDKQEKLRIIEKHLVDKVKSLVLGKIAVKTVGSIKSGSKLDEKDFANISIFNLKKITLDDSAINDKLEALIKRFDVTADNFERSLADDIDKLQGGDDLPQGVLKTVKVFVAVKRKLQPGDKMAGRHGNKGVISKIVPIEDMPYLEDGTPLDILLNPLGVPSRMNVGQILETHLGFASYALGKKVSKAVSEAQDKAEYEKLRKEAIDAYDDVKAEEYINSLNDEEFKGFAKGLETGLPIATPVFDGAKESDIVEAFEKAGLDSSGQMFVYDGKSGERFDRKVTVGYIYMIKLHHLVDDKIHARSIGPYSLVTQQPLGGKSHFGGQRFGEMECWALQAYGASFTLQEMLTVKSDDVSGRIKLYESVVRGDSNFEHGVPESFNVMIKELKSLCLNIDLEQEE, encoded by the coding sequence ATGAAGAATCCTAACAGAAATACCGATGCTTTAACTTATCGTAAAAGTTATGGCAAGATTGGCGATGTTATGCCATTGCCAAACCTAATAGAAGTTCAAAGGAACTCATATAGAACTTTTGTGGATCCAGATAATGTGTCTACAGAGGATGGTTTAGGTAGGGTTTTCTCTTCGGTCTTTCCAGTAAATGATTTTACAGGCTTGTCAACTATGGAGTTTGTTAGTTACAAGTTGGAAAAACCTAAATACTCTCAAGCGGAATGTTTAAAAAGGGGCGCTACTTATTCAGTGCCCATTAAAGTTACATTAAGATTGATAGTATGGGTAATTGATGAAGATACAGGATCTAAAGAAGTAAAGTCCATTAAGGAACAGGAGGTTTATTTTGGTGATTTGCCGTTAATGACTCCAAGGGCAACTTTCATAATAAATGGTACAGAAAGAGTTGTAGTTTCTCAGTTACATCGTTCACCTGGAGTGTTTTTTGACCACGATAAAGGGAAAGCAACTAATCAAACAAAGCTATTATATTCTGCAAGGATAATACCTTACAGAGGTTCATGGTTGGATTTTGAATTTGATACCAAGGATCTATTATATTTTAGAATAGATAGGAGAAGAAAAATTCTAGCTACTACTTTCGTTAGGGCTTTAGGATACACTACAGAGCAAATATTAAAAGAGTTTTACTCAGCTGATTTGTACAAGGTTAGTGATGGTTCTTTTGTAGTTGATGTAGATTTATCTAGCTTAAAGGGTACCGTTTTAAAACATGATATTGTATCTGCTGATGATAACAAAACATATTTAAAGGCAGGTGAAAAAATTACTGCTTTATCACTCAAAAAGTTTAAAAGTCACAATATAACATCAATTAAATTAACAGCAGAAAATTTAGTTGGCTCAATATTGGTGAAAGCCTTAGAAGTTAATGATGAAGTAGTAGAAGCTGGTTCTCTGGTTACAGATGAGATGATTCCAGCATTGTTAAAGAAGGGAGAATTTGAGTTAATCTCTATAAATAAGGTTAATAGTCCTTATATTCATAGCACAATGTCTGCTGAAAAAAATAAAACTGAGGATGATGCCCTTATAGATATTTACAAAGTTTTAAGACCGGGGGATCCTCCGTCTGTGGAAGCTTCTAGAGAGATATTTACGTCATTGTTTTTTAAGGATGATAAGTATGATTTATCTAACGTTGGTAGAGCTAAAATTAATGAGAGGTTAGATATCGATGTATCGGAAGACTTAACATTATTAACAAAAAAAGACGTCATTGAAACTGTTAAAACATTACTAGAAATGAAGTTTAAAAACTCGGATAGTGATGACATAGATCACTTGGGTAACAGAAGAGTAAGATCAGTAGGTGAGTTAGTAGAAAATCAATTCAGAATAGGTTTGGTCAGAGTACAGAGAGCGATACAAGAAAGAATGAACTCCGTGGAAATAGATACAGTTCTTCCACAAGAGCTGATTAATGCTAAGCCATTAATTTCTACAATAAGAGAGTTTTATGGTACCTCTCAATTATCACAATTTATGGATCAAACCAATCCATTATCAGAAATAACACATAAGAGAAGATTATCTGCACTAGGTCCAGGTGGTTTGTCGAGAGATAGAGCTGGTTTTGAAGTTAGAGACGTACATACTTCTCACTATGGAAGGATATGTCCTATTGAAACACCTGAAGGACCTAATATTGGTCTGATAAATTCAATAGCCACTTATGCAAAAGTTAACAAATTTGGTTTTTTAGAAAGTCCTTACAGAAAAGTTTTGGATGGTAAAGTTACGAATGAAGTTGTGTATTTATCTGCAACTCAAGAGTCTAAATATATTATTGCGCAAGCAAATGAAGAATTGGATGAAGCTGGTTCTTTTGTAGGAGAGTTGCATAATTGTAGACACAATGGCAATTACTTAATGACTCCTTCTAACAAGGTTGATCTTATTGATCTTTCTCCTAAGCAAGTTGTTTCAGTTGCTGCTTCATTAATACCATTCTTAGAAAATGATGATGCAAATCGTGCACTAATGGGTTCTAATATGCAAAGACAAGCAGTTCCTTTGCTTTATCCACAGGCTCCTATAGTTGGGACTGGTATGGAAAGAGTAGTTGCCGCTGATTCTTCAGCATGTTTAACCGCAAAGCATGATGGTGTAGTCGAAAAAGTAAATGCTTCCAAAATATTTATCAGGATTGATGATGAATCATCTAACGAACTAGTAGAAATTTATGAATTGCGTAAATATCAGAGATCTAATCAAGATACATGTATCAACCAAAAGCCATTAGTTAGGGTAGGGCAATATGTTAAAAAAGGAGATGTTATAGCTGACGGACCTAGTACAAAAAATGGGGAACTAGCCCTAGGTAGAAATGTATTAGTAGGCTTTATGTCATGGAATGGCTATAATTTTGAAGATTCAATAATTATGTCAGAGAAAATAGTATCAGACGATGTCTTTACTTCAGTGCATATAGAAGAATATGAAATTACGGCTAGAGATACTAGATTAGGATCGGAAGAAGTTACTAGGGACATACCTAATGTAGGAGAAGAAGCTCTAAGAAACCTAGATGAAGTAGGTATTGTAAACATTGGCGCAGAAGTGTTGGGAGGAGATGTAATCGTTGGTAAAGTCACGCCTAAAAGTGAATCACCTTCAACGCCTGAGGAAAAGTTATTAAGAGCTATATTTGGCGAAAAAGCAGCTGATGTTAAAGATTCTTCATTATATATTCCACCAGGGGTTAGTGGTACAGTTATAGATGTTAGAGTATTTACTAGAAGGGGTGTTGAGAAAGATCAAAGAACTCTTACAATAGAAAGGCAGAGAATATCGAAGCTTACTAACGATAAGCAAGAGAAGCTTAGAATAATTGAGAAGCATTTAGTTGATAAGGTTAAATCTTTGGTATTAGGAAAAATAGCTGTTAAGACAGTTGGTAGTATAAAGTCAGGTAGTAAACTTGATGAAAAAGATTTTGCTAATATCAGTATATTCAATCTTAAGAAAATTACTCTAGATGATTCTGCAATAAACGATAAATTAGAAGCTCTTATAAAAAGATTTGATGTAACAGCTGATAATTTTGAAAGAAGTTTGGCGGATGATATAGATAAATTGCAGGGCGGTGACGACTTACCACAAGGAGTGCTAAAAACAGTTAAGGTATTCGTTGCGGTGAAAAGAAAATTGCAGCCAGGAGATAAAATGGCCGGTAGGCATGGTAATAAAGGTGTTATTTCTAAGATAGTACCAATAGAAGATATGCCTTACTTAGAGGATGGAACTCCTCTAGATATTTTACTTAACCCGTTAGGTGTGCCTTCAAGAATGAACGTAGGACAAATACTTGAAACTCATTTAGGTTTTGCATCATACGCTCTAGGAAAAAAAGTTTCCAAAGCTGTTAGTGAGGCACAGGACAAAGCTGAATACGAGAAGTTGAGGAAAGAAGCCATAGATGCTTATGACGATGTCAAAGCTGAAGAATATATTAATTCTCTAAATGATGAAGAATTTAAAGGTTTTGCAAAAGGCCTTGAGACTGGGCTACCGATAGCAACTCCTGTTTTCGATGGAGCAAAGGAATCTGATATAGTGGAAGCTTTTGAGAAGGCAGGTTTAGACTCTTCCGGACAAATGTTTGTTTATGATGGTAAGTCTGGAGAAAGGTTCGATCGAAAAGTTACAGTTGGTTATATTTATATGATTAAACTTCATCACTTAGTAGATGACAAGATTCATGCTAGATCAATAGGACCATACAGCTTAGTAACACAACAACCACTAGGAGGTAAATCTCATTTTGGAGGTCAAAGATTTGGTGAAATGGAGTGTTGGGCTTTACAAGCATACGGTGCATCGTTCACTTTACAGGAAATGTTAACTGTAAAATCTGATGACGTTAGTGGAAGAATTAAGCTATATGAATCAGTAGTTAGAGGGGATAGTAACTTTGAACATGGTGTGCCGGAGTCATTTAATGTAATGATTAAGGAGCTAAAATCTCTATGCTTGAATATTGATTTAGAGCAAGAAGAATAA
- the rplK gene encoding 50S ribosomal protein L11: MAKKEVTGIIKLQVPAGGANPSPPVGPALGQKGLNIMDFCNKFNDATKGFEKGMPIPVIISAYADRSFDFVTKTPPVSFLIKKKFDLKKGSGTTGKEVIKEVKKSDFKEIAEVKQKDLDLPLDSIVNMVAGTAKSLGIKVLED; this comes from the coding sequence ATGGCAAAAAAAGAAGTTACTGGAATAATAAAACTACAAGTACCAGCTGGTGGTGCAAATCCATCCCCACCTGTAGGGCCTGCTCTAGGGCAGAAAGGTCTAAATATAATGGACTTTTGTAACAAGTTTAATGATGCTACAAAAGGGTTTGAAAAAGGTATGCCTATACCAGTTATAATAAGCGCTTACGCTGATAGATCTTTCGATTTTGTAACTAAAACTCCCCCAGTGTCTTTCTTGATAAAGAAAAAGTTTGATTTGAAAAAAGGCTCAGGAACTACTGGTAAGGAAGTGATAAAGGAAGTTAAAAAGAGTGACTTTAAAGAAATAGCTGAAGTAAAGCAAAAAGATTTAGATTTGCCATTAGACTCTATAGTCAATATGGTGGCTGGAACAGCTAAGTCATTGGGTATCAAGGTTTTAGAAGATTAA
- the rplL gene encoding 50S ribosomal protein L7/L12, whose translation MADLNKIVEDLSTLTVVEAAELSKLLEESWGVSAAAPVAVAAGAAAGADAAEEEKTEFSVVLSEIGGKKINVIKEVRAITALGLKEAKDLVESAPKEIKGGLSKEDAEKMKKALEAAGATVELK comes from the coding sequence ATGGCTGATTTAAATAAAATAGTAGAAGACTTATCTACATTAACAGTAGTTGAAGCTGCTGAATTATCAAAGTTGTTGGAAGAGAGTTGGGGCGTTAGCGCTGCTGCTCCTGTAGCTGTGGCCGCTGGTGCTGCTGCTGGAGCTGATGCTGCTGAAGAAGAAAAAACTGAATTCTCAGTTGTTTTGTCTGAAATAGGTGGTAAAAAAATTAATGTTATCAAAGAAGTTAGAGCTATAACTGCTCTTGGTCTTAAGGAAGCTAAGGATTTAGTTGAATCTGCTCCAAAAGAGATCAAAGGTGGTTTGTCAAAAGAAGATGCTGAAAAGATGAAAAAAGCTTTAGAAGCGGCTGGCGCTACTGTAGAGTTAAAATAA